Proteins co-encoded in one Enterobacter sp. R4-368 genomic window:
- the fbaA gene encoding class II fructose-bisphosphate aldolase, which yields MSKIFDFVKPGVITGDDVQKVFQVAKENNFALPAVNCVGTDSINAVLEAAAKVKAPVIVQFSNGGAAFIAGKGVKTDVPQGAAILGAISGAHHVHQMAEHYGVPVILHTDHCAKKLLPWIDGLLDAGEKHFAATGKPLFSSHMIDLSEESLEENIAISSKYLARMAKMGMTLEIELGCTGGEEDGVDNSHMDASALYTQPEDVDYAYTELNKISPRFTIAASFGNVHGVYKPGNVKLTPTILRDSQEYVSKKHNLPHNSLNFVFHGGSGSSAQEIKDSVSYGVIKMNIDTDTQWATWEGILKYYKENEGYLQGQLGNPKGADQPNKKYYDPRVWLRAAQTSMVTRLEQAFKELNAVDVL from the coding sequence ATGTCTAAAATTTTTGATTTCGTAAAACCTGGCGTGATCACTGGTGATGACGTTCAGAAAGTGTTCCAGGTAGCTAAAGAAAACAACTTCGCTCTGCCTGCGGTTAACTGCGTAGGTACTGACTCCATTAACGCTGTTCTGGAAGCTGCAGCGAAAGTTAAAGCGCCTGTTATCGTTCAGTTCTCTAACGGCGGCGCAGCGTTCATCGCGGGTAAAGGCGTGAAAACTGACGTTCCTCAGGGCGCGGCAATTCTGGGGGCTATCTCTGGTGCGCATCACGTACACCAGATGGCAGAGCACTACGGCGTACCGGTTATCCTGCACACCGACCACTGCGCGAAAAAACTGCTGCCGTGGATCGACGGCCTGCTGGACGCGGGTGAAAAACACTTCGCAGCTACCGGTAAACCGCTGTTCTCTTCTCACATGATTGACCTGTCTGAAGAGTCTCTGGAAGAGAACATCGCGATCAGCTCCAAATACCTGGCGCGTATGGCCAAAATGGGCATGACGCTGGAAATCGAACTGGGTTGCACCGGTGGTGAAGAAGACGGCGTAGACAACAGCCATATGGACGCGTCTGCACTGTACACCCAGCCGGAAGACGTTGATTACGCATACACCGAGCTGAACAAAATCAGCCCGCGTTTCACCATCGCCGCTTCCTTCGGTAACGTACACGGCGTGTACAAACCGGGTAACGTGAAACTGACCCCGACTATCCTGCGCGACTCTCAGGAATATGTTTCTAAGAAACATAACCTGCCGCACAACAGCCTGAACTTCGTATTCCACGGTGGTTCCGGTTCTTCCGCTCAGGAAATCAAAGACTCCGTAAGCTACGGCGTTATCAAAATGAACATCGATACCGACACCCAATGGGCAACCTGGGAAGGTATTCTGAAGTACTACAAAGAAAACGAAGGCTATCTGCAGGGCCAGTTGGGTAACCCGAAAGGCGCAGACCAGCCGAACAAAAAATACTACGATCCGCGTGTATGGCTGCGTGCTGCGCAGACCAGCATGGTGACTCGTCTGGAGCAGGCTTTCAAAGAGCTGAACGCGGTAGACGTTCTGTAA
- the pgk gene encoding phosphoglycerate kinase: MSVIKMTDLDLAGKRVFIRADLNVPVKDGKVTSDARIRASLPTIELALKQGAKVMVTSHLGRPTEGEYNEEFSLLPVVNYLKDKLSNPVRLVKDYLDGVEVAAGELVVLENVRFNKGEKKDDEALSKKYAALCDVFVMDAFGTAHRAQASTHGIGKFADVACAGPLLADELEALGKALKEPARPMVAIVGGSKVSTKLTVLDSLSKIADQLIVGGGIANTFVAAQGHNVGKSLYEADLVDEAKRLLGTCDIPVPTDVRVATEFSETATATLKSVSDIKDDEQILDLGDVSAQKLAEILKNAKTILWNGPVGVFEFPNFRKGTEIVANAIADSDAFSIAGGGDTLAAIDLFGISDKISYISTGGGAFLEFVEGKVLPAVAMLEERAKK; encoded by the coding sequence ATGTCTGTAATTAAGATGACCGATCTGGATCTGGCTGGTAAACGCGTTTTCATCCGTGCTGATCTGAACGTGCCGGTTAAAGATGGCAAAGTGACCAGCGACGCGCGTATTCGTGCTTCTCTGCCGACCATTGAACTGGCGCTGAAGCAGGGTGCGAAAGTAATGGTGACTTCCCACCTGGGTCGTCCGACCGAAGGCGAGTACAACGAAGAATTCTCTCTGCTGCCGGTTGTTAACTATCTGAAAGACAAATTGTCCAACCCGGTTCGCCTGGTTAAAGATTACCTGGACGGCGTAGAAGTTGCTGCGGGTGAGCTGGTCGTTCTGGAAAACGTTCGCTTTAACAAAGGCGAGAAGAAAGACGACGAAGCACTGTCTAAAAAATACGCTGCACTGTGCGACGTGTTCGTGATGGACGCATTCGGTACTGCACACCGCGCTCAGGCGTCTACGCATGGTATCGGTAAATTTGCTGATGTCGCTTGCGCAGGCCCGCTGCTGGCAGACGAACTGGAAGCGCTGGGTAAAGCGCTGAAAGAACCGGCTCGTCCGATGGTTGCTATCGTGGGTGGTTCTAAAGTTTCCACTAAACTGACTGTTCTGGACTCTCTGTCCAAAATCGCTGACCAGCTGATTGTTGGCGGCGGCATCGCTAACACCTTCGTTGCTGCTCAAGGCCATAATGTTGGCAAATCGCTGTACGAAGCTGACCTGGTTGATGAAGCCAAACGCCTGCTCGGTACTTGCGATATCCCGGTTCCGACAGATGTTCGCGTTGCGACTGAGTTCTCTGAAACCGCAACTGCAACCCTGAAATCTGTTTCTGACATCAAAGATGATGAGCAAATTCTGGATCTGGGCGACGTTTCTGCACAAAAACTGGCTGAAATCCTGAAAAACGCCAAAACTATTTTGTGGAACGGTCCGGTTGGCGTGTTTGAATTCCCGAACTTCCGTAAAGGTACCGAAATTGTGGCTAACGCGATTGCAGACAGCGACGCGTTCTCCATCGCAGGCGGCGGCGACACTCTGGCGGCGATTGACCTGTTTGGTATCTCTGACAAGATTTCCTACATCTCCACTGGCGGTGGCGCGTTCCTCGAATTTGTGGAAGGCAAAGTACTGCCGGCAGTAGCCATGCTCGAAGAGCGCGCTAAGAAGTAA
- the epd gene encoding erythrose-4-phosphate dehydrogenase encodes MTVRIAINGFGRIGRNVVRALYESGRRAEITVVAINELADAVGMAHLLKYDTSHGRFAWDVRQEREQLIVGDDVIRILHERAIDALPWRELGVDVVLDCTGVYGNREDGEAHLAAGAKKVLFSHPGSNDLDATIVFGVNQNTLRADDLLVSNASCTTNCIIPVIKLLDDAYGIESGTVTTIHSAMHDQQVIDAYHPDLRRTRAASQSIIPVDTKLAAGITRIFPQFNDRFEAIAVRVPTINVTAIDLSVTVKKPVKASEVNALLQKAAQGTFHGIVDYTELPLVSTDFNHDPHSAIVDGTQTRVSGAHLIKTLVWCDNEWGFANRMLDTTLAMAAIGFR; translated from the coding sequence ATGACCGTACGCATAGCGATTAATGGTTTCGGTCGCATCGGGCGCAATGTGGTTCGTGCTTTATATGAATCCGGACGTCGGGCGGAAATCACCGTGGTGGCAATCAACGAACTGGCCGATGCCGTGGGCATGGCGCATTTGTTGAAATATGACACCAGCCATGGGCGTTTCGCATGGGATGTTCGCCAGGAGCGTGAACAACTGATAGTCGGCGATGACGTTATTCGCATTCTGCATGAGCGTGCTATCGATGCGCTGCCGTGGCGTGAGTTAGGCGTTGATGTGGTGCTCGACTGTACAGGCGTGTACGGCAACCGTGAAGATGGCGAGGCGCATCTGGCGGCGGGGGCAAAAAAAGTGCTCTTCTCCCATCCTGGCAGCAACGACCTTGATGCAACTATCGTTTTCGGCGTCAATCAAAACACGCTGCGAGCCGACGATCTGCTGGTTTCTAACGCGTCCTGTACGACAAACTGTATTATTCCGGTCATAAAACTACTCGACGATGCGTATGGCATTGAGTCAGGAACCGTGACAACGATTCACTCGGCGATGCACGACCAGCAAGTGATTGACGCCTACCATCCCGATTTGCGGCGTACGCGCGCGGCCAGTCAGTCCATCATCCCGGTGGATACAAAACTGGCGGCAGGCATCACGAGAATTTTCCCGCAGTTTAATGACAGATTTGAAGCGATAGCGGTACGTGTGCCGACAATTAATGTCACCGCTATCGATCTGAGTGTAACGGTGAAGAAACCGGTAAAAGCCAGTGAAGTCAATGCGTTGCTGCAAAAAGCAGCGCAGGGAACATTTCATGGTATAGTTGACTATACGGAATTACCGTTGGTTTCAACCGATTTTAACCACGATCCGCATAGTGCCATTGTTGATGGCACGCAGACACGGGTCAGTGGCGCGCACCTGATTAAAACCCTGGTATGGTGCGATAACGAATGGGGCTTTGCTAACCGAATGCTCGACACGACGTTAGCAATGGCGGCTATTGGTTTCAGGTAG
- a CDS encoding phage antirepressor KilAC domain-containing protein encodes MVIPGENFNSQQALATVSSREIAKLTGLTHTEVKRMVKSLETAQRLSQPVNEHVYEREGEMRQEFLLNKRDSLLTVSRLSPGFTAEMLDRWQEKEKDISLPDFTNPAAAARAWAEQYEKRQRAEALLAVSAPKAEFFDRYVRVEESLGFRQLCKMLRVKESLFRSFLLERNIMQRVDGALMPPQYHIDAGYFTVHGGVGENKRSWSQARFTARGVKWVADLWAKQLSSLPVEMPRAERTEPKIAERSWF; translated from the coding sequence ATGGTAATTCCTGGTGAAAATTTCAATTCCCAACAGGCTCTGGCGACGGTCAGCAGCCGCGAAATCGCGAAGTTGACAGGCCTGACTCACACCGAAGTGAAACGGATGGTGAAAAGCCTGGAGACTGCGCAACGACTCTCCCAGCCGGTGAACGAACATGTGTATGAGCGGGAAGGTGAGATGCGACAGGAGTTTTTGCTCAATAAGCGGGACTCACTGCTGACGGTTTCGCGCCTCTCGCCAGGCTTTACTGCAGAGATGCTCGATCGCTGGCAGGAGAAAGAAAAAGATATCAGCCTGCCCGATTTCACTAATCCCGCAGCCGCGGCGCGCGCATGGGCCGAACAGTATGAAAAGCGCCAGCGTGCGGAAGCGCTGCTTGCCGTTTCTGCCCCAAAGGCGGAGTTCTTTGACCGGTATGTCAGGGTTGAGGAGTCGCTTGGTTTCCGGCAGCTTTGTAAGATGCTACGGGTGAAGGAGTCTCTGTTCCGGAGCTTTTTGCTTGAGCGCAACATTATGCAGCGCGTCGACGGTGCGCTGATGCCGCCGCAGTACCATATCGATGCGGGCTACTTTACCGTCCACGGCGGCGTAGGGGAAAACAAACGTAGCTGGTCTCAGGCGCGTTTTACCGCCAGGGGCGTGAAATGGGTAGCCGATCTGTGGGCTAAACAACTCTCCTCGCTGCCGGTTGAGATGCCGCGTGCAGAGCGCACCGAACCAAAAATAGCGGAACGTAGCTGGTTTTAA
- the tkt gene encoding transketolase yields the protein MSSRKELANAIRALSMDAVQKAKSGHPGAPMGMADIAEVLWRDFLNHNPTNPAWADRDRFVLSNGHGSMLIYSLLHLTGYDLPMSELQNFRQLHSKTPGHPEVGYTAGVETTTGPLGQGIANAVGMAIAEKTLAAQFNRPGHDIVDHFTYAFMGDGCMMEGISHEACSLAGTLKLGKLVAFYDDNGISIDGHVEGWFTDDTAKRFEAYGWHVVRGIDGHNADAIKRAVEEARSVTDKPSLLMCKTIIGFGSPNKAGTHDSHGAPLGDAEIALTREQLGWKYAPFEIPSEIYAQWDAKEAGKAKEAAWNDKFAAYAKAFPQEAAEFTRRMKGELPSDFDAKAQAFVEKLQANPAKIASRKASQNAIEAFGPLLPEFLGGSADLAPSNLTLWSGSKAINEDAAGNYIHYGVREFGMTAIANGIALHGGFLPYTSTFLMFVEYARNAVRMAALMKQRQVLVYTHDSIGLGEDGPTHQPVEQVASLRVTPNVSTWRPCDQVESAVAWKYGVERHDGPTALILSRQNLAQQERTAQQLADISRGAYVLKDCAGQPQLILIATGSEVELAVSAWEKLSAEGVKARVVSMPSTDAFDKQDAAYRESVLPKAVSARVAIEAGIADFWYKYVGLNGAIVGMTTFGESAPAEQLFEEFGFTVDNVVEKAKALL from the coding sequence ATGTCCTCACGTAAAGAGCTTGCTAATGCTATTCGTGCGCTGAGCATGGACGCGGTACAGAAAGCCAAATCCGGTCACCCGGGAGCCCCGATGGGGATGGCCGATATCGCCGAAGTGCTGTGGCGTGATTTTCTGAACCATAACCCGACAAATCCGGCCTGGGCTGACCGTGACCGCTTTGTGCTGTCTAACGGCCACGGCTCAATGCTGATTTACAGCCTGCTGCACCTCACCGGCTATGATCTGCCGATGTCTGAGCTGCAGAACTTCCGTCAGCTGCACTCAAAAACGCCAGGTCACCCGGAAGTGGGTTACACCGCAGGTGTTGAAACCACTACCGGTCCGCTGGGCCAGGGCATTGCCAACGCGGTAGGTATGGCGATTGCGGAGAAAACTCTCGCAGCGCAATTCAACCGTCCTGGGCATGACATTGTTGACCACTTCACCTACGCCTTTATGGGCGACGGCTGCATGATGGAAGGCATCTCCCACGAAGCCTGCTCGCTGGCCGGTACGCTGAAGCTGGGCAAACTGGTGGCGTTCTATGATGACAACGGCATCTCCATCGACGGTCACGTGGAAGGTTGGTTTACCGATGATACGGCGAAACGCTTTGAAGCCTATGGCTGGCACGTGGTTCGCGGCATTGACGGCCACAACGCGGATGCTATCAAACGCGCCGTTGAAGAAGCTCGTAGCGTGACGGATAAACCGTCCCTGTTGATGTGCAAAACTATCATCGGTTTCGGTTCGCCGAACAAAGCAGGTACCCACGACTCCCACGGTGCGCCGCTGGGCGATGCGGAAATCGCGCTGACCCGTGAGCAGCTTGGCTGGAAATACGCACCGTTTGAAATCCCGTCTGAAATCTATGCTCAGTGGGATGCAAAAGAAGCTGGCAAGGCGAAAGAAGCGGCGTGGAACGACAAGTTCGCGGCTTACGCGAAAGCCTTCCCGCAGGAAGCGGCTGAATTCACCCGCCGTATGAAGGGCGAGCTGCCGTCTGACTTCGATGCTAAAGCGCAGGCGTTTGTTGAAAAACTGCAGGCCAATCCGGCGAAAATCGCCAGCCGTAAAGCCTCTCAAAATGCTATCGAAGCCTTCGGTCCGCTGCTGCCGGAATTCCTCGGCGGTTCCGCTGACCTGGCGCCTTCTAACCTGACTCTCTGGTCCGGTTCGAAAGCGATTAACGAAGACGCTGCCGGTAACTACATTCACTACGGCGTGCGCGAATTCGGCATGACCGCGATTGCTAACGGTATCGCTCTGCACGGCGGTTTCCTGCCGTACACCTCCACCTTCCTGATGTTCGTTGAATATGCCCGTAATGCGGTGCGTATGGCAGCGCTGATGAAACAGCGTCAGGTGCTGGTTTACACCCACGACTCGATTGGTCTGGGCGAAGACGGCCCGACTCACCAGCCGGTAGAGCAGGTCGCTTCCCTGCGCGTTACTCCGAACGTCAGCACTTGGCGTCCGTGTGACCAGGTAGAATCTGCGGTGGCGTGGAAATACGGTGTTGAGCGCCATGACGGCCCAACTGCGCTGATCCTCTCCCGCCAGAACCTAGCGCAACAGGAGCGTACCGCGCAGCAGCTGGCAGATATCTCCCGCGGTGCGTACGTACTGAAAGATTGCGCAGGTCAGCCGCAGCTGATCCTGATTGCCACCGGCTCAGAAGTTGAGCTTGCTGTCTCGGCATGGGAAAAACTCTCTGCCGAAGGCGTGAAAGCGCGCGTGGTTTCCATGCCGTCCACCGACGCATTCGACAAACAGGATGCGGCTTACCGTGAGTCCGTACTGCCGAAAGCGGTCTCTGCTCGCGTGGCGATTGAAGCCGGTATTGCTGACTTCTGGTACAAATATGTCGGCCTGAACGGCGCTATCGTCGGTATGACCACCTTTGGTGAGTCCGCCCCGGCAGAGCAGCTGTTCGAGGAGTTTGGTTTCACCGTCGACAATGTTGTAGAAAAAGCGAAAGCGCTGCTGTAA
- a CDS encoding M48 family metallopeptidase, which yields MKIRPALLALGMTTLLAGCQNMNSNGFLSSGAEAFQAYTLSDAQVKALSDDACKQMDSKATIAPASSPYTQRLNKIATALGDNINGQPVNYKVYVAKDVNAFAMANGCIRVYSALMDMMTDNEVEAVIGHEMGHVALGHVKKGMQVALGTNAVRAAAASAGGIVGSLSQSQLGALGEQLVNSQFSQRQEAEADDYSYDLLRKRGISPAGLATSFEKLAKMEEGRQSSMFDDHPASAERAQHIRDRMAADGIK from the coding sequence ATGAAAATTCGCCCAGCCCTGCTTGCTCTGGGAATGACCACCCTGCTTGCCGGGTGTCAGAACATGAACTCCAACGGTTTTCTCAGCTCAGGAGCGGAAGCGTTCCAGGCCTATACGTTGAGCGACGCGCAGGTAAAAGCGCTAAGCGATGACGCCTGTAAGCAGATGGACAGCAAAGCGACTATCGCCCCGGCGAGCAGCCCGTACACGCAGCGTTTGAATAAAATTGCCACCGCTCTGGGTGACAACATCAATGGCCAGCCGGTGAACTACAAAGTCTACGTGGCGAAAGACGTCAACGCCTTCGCCATGGCGAATGGCTGCATCCGTGTTTACAGTGCGCTGATGGACATGATGACCGATAACGAAGTTGAAGCGGTGATTGGCCACGAAATGGGCCACGTGGCGCTAGGCCATGTGAAGAAAGGCATGCAGGTTGCGCTCGGCACCAATGCGGTGCGCGCGGCGGCGGCCTCCGCCGGCGGGATTGTGGGCAGCTTGTCGCAGTCGCAGCTTGGCGCACTGGGCGAGCAACTGGTTAACTCCCAGTTCTCTCAGCGCCAGGAAGCCGAAGCGGATGACTACTCTTATGATCTGCTGCGCAAACGCGGCATCAGTCCAGCCGGGTTAGCCACCAGCTTCGAAAAACTGGCGAAGATGGAAGAAGGCCGTCAGAGTTCGATGTTTGACGATCACCCCGCCTCGGCTGAACGTGCGCAGCATATCCGCGATCGCATGGCGGCAGATGGCATTAAATAA